In a single window of the Deinococcus aetherius genome:
- the rph gene encoding ribonuclease PH: MTLSLPARVGRGVLTPRPLTVERGVNPHAPGSAHLKLGRTEILATVSVEDKPAPHMRGKKEGWLTAEYAMLPRATTDRQARERNLQNGRRHEIQRLLGRALRASIDLRHFRGQTLYVDCDVLVADGGTRVASVLAGYAALHDLADRLILSGRLSEWPLTHVVGAASVGLVGDELRVDLDYAEDKVARADLNVVATDTGLLIEAQGGAEEGPITAEEYVRLLRAGVEAVGGLLRELHRQL, translated from the coding sequence TTGACCCTTTCCCTCCCCGCCCGCGTGGGCCGGGGCGTCCTGACCCCACGCCCGCTCACCGTGGAGCGCGGGGTGAACCCGCACGCGCCCGGCAGCGCCCACTTGAAACTGGGCCGCACCGAAATCCTTGCCACCGTCAGCGTCGAGGACAAGCCCGCGCCCCACATGCGCGGCAAGAAGGAGGGCTGGCTGACCGCCGAGTACGCGATGCTGCCCCGCGCCACGACCGACCGTCAGGCCCGCGAGCGCAACCTCCAGAACGGGCGGCGCCACGAGATCCAGCGCCTGCTCGGGCGGGCGCTGCGGGCGAGCATCGACCTGCGGCACTTCCGGGGCCAGACCCTCTACGTGGACTGCGACGTGCTGGTGGCCGACGGCGGCACTCGCGTCGCCAGCGTGCTCGCCGGGTACGCGGCCCTCCACGACCTCGCCGACCGGCTGATCCTCTCGGGCAGGCTCTCCGAGTGGCCCCTGACGCATGTGGTGGGGGCGGCGAGCGTGGGGCTCGTCGGCGACGAATTGCGGGTGGACCTCGACTACGCCGAGGACAAGGTGGCCCGCGCCGACCTCAACGTGGTCGCCACCGACACGGGCCTCCTGATCGAGGCGCAGGGCGGGGCGGAGGAGGGCCCGATCACGGCGGAGGAGTACGTGCGGCTGCTCCGGGCGGGGGTGGAGGCGGTCGGGGGGCTGCTGCGCGAGCTGCACCGGCAGTTGTAG
- a CDS encoding class I SAM-dependent methyltransferase: MSVPPELTFTHEPLSLILPAVRAALAGRGEVVFTVPDPDLGAGLYAGEATPSGLHRPWQVWADLADLLGAHLLTPEKAGEGRVRVRLRAYVNTPAPDARGYGTGGDWARVDKLEDPVFLFTLVEALRRVNPPPGGRVLAVGVNAGQELGALELAFPDRTLGVLGVDLDDSALALGRARHPGATFRVLDVNTLPNPSLGRFDLVLALSVLQSPGVRQEDVLRALRREHLTPTGGLILGFPNARYQDGFLSHGARTRNFARPDLSLLLADVAAARRGLQKHGFKVFVTGKYEVLVTAIPAGVPTPRGLEL; this comes from the coding sequence GTGTCCGTCCCGCCCGAGCTGACCTTCACCCACGAGCCGCTGTCCCTGATTCTCCCCGCCGTGCGCGCGGCCCTGGCGGGGCGGGGAGAGGTCGTCTTCACCGTGCCCGACCCCGACCTGGGCGCGGGCCTCTACGCGGGCGAGGCCACCCCGTCCGGTCTGCATCGCCCGTGGCAGGTCTGGGCCGACCTCGCCGACCTGCTCGGCGCGCACCTGCTGACCCCGGAGAAGGCGGGGGAGGGGCGGGTCCGAGTACGGTTGCGGGCCTACGTGAACACCCCGGCTCCCGACGCACGGGGCTACGGCACGGGGGGCGACTGGGCGCGGGTGGACAAGCTCGAAGACCCCGTCTTCCTGTTCACGCTCGTGGAGGCGCTGCGGCGGGTAAATCCTCCCCCGGGCGGGCGTGTGCTCGCCGTCGGCGTGAACGCGGGGCAGGAACTTGGCGCCCTGGAGCTGGCCTTTCCCGACCGGACCCTGGGCGTGCTCGGGGTGGACCTCGACGACTCGGCTCTCGCGCTCGGCCGCGCCCGGCACCCGGGGGCCACCTTCCGCGTCCTCGACGTGAACACGCTGCCCAACCCCTCGCTGGGCCGCTTCGACCTCGTGCTGGCGCTGAGCGTGCTGCAAAGCCCCGGCGTGCGGCAGGAGGACGTGCTGCGGGCCCTGCGCCGGGAGCACCTGACGCCGACGGGCGGCCTGATTCTCGGCTTCCCGAATGCCCGTTACCAGGACGGTTTTCTGAGCCACGGCGCCCGCACGCGCAATTTTGCCCGCCCCGACCTCAGCCTCCTCCTCGCCGACGTGGCCGCCGCCCGACGCGGGCTTCAGAAACACGGCTTCAAGGTGTTCGTGACGGGCAAGTACGAGGTGCTGGTGACGGCGATCCCGGCGGGGGTGCCCACGCCGCGCGGGCTGGAACTGTAG
- a CDS encoding aminotransferase-like domain-containing protein has protein sequence MTTSTLPVPDFTARIAERARRMNASAIREILKITQEPDVISFAGGLPAPELFPIEDVRRATDAVLTRYGAAALQYSTTEGHLPLRRWIAGRAGIEPQNVQIVTGSQQGLDLLGKVLIDEGDVVLVESPTYLGALQSFQPYGPRYVQLPTDDHGIDVGALEAVLKAQPAKLLYAIPNFQNPTGRTLSLERRRRLVELTAQYGVLVIEDDPYGKLRFTGEELPGLYDLALEMAGDPEHSHVIYCSSFSKTLVPGLRDAWLQAATPIIGKVVQAKQGADLHTPTLNQMIVTELVDDVMPRQIEIVKRAYGERARDMVAKIGEHLPAGIHHTTPEGGMFLWVTLPEGIDTQPMLARAVVRKVAYVPGTPFFALGGGANTMRLSYSSATPEQIDTGLKALGETIREVLT, from the coding sequence ATGACGACCTCCACCCTGCCCGTGCCCGACTTCACGGCGCGGATTGCCGAGCGTGCCCGGCGCATGAACGCGAGCGCCATCCGCGAGATCCTCAAGATCACCCAGGAGCCCGACGTGATCAGCTTCGCGGGCGGCCTCCCCGCCCCCGAACTGTTCCCCATCGAGGACGTGCGCCGGGCGACGGACGCGGTGCTCACCCGCTACGGGGCGGCGGCGCTGCAATACTCCACGACGGAAGGCCACCTGCCGCTACGCCGCTGGATCGCCGGGCGGGCCGGGATCGAGCCGCAGAACGTCCAGATCGTGACCGGGAGCCAGCAGGGGCTCGACCTCCTGGGCAAGGTCCTGATCGACGAGGGGGACGTGGTGCTCGTGGAGTCGCCGACGTACCTGGGGGCCCTCCAGTCCTTCCAGCCGTACGGGCCGCGCTACGTGCAGCTTCCCACCGACGACCACGGGATCGACGTAGGCGCGCTGGAGGCCGTCCTCAAGGCCCAGCCCGCCAAGCTGCTCTACGCCATCCCCAACTTCCAGAACCCGACAGGGCGCACCCTGAGTCTGGAGCGCCGCCGCCGCCTCGTGGAGCTGACGGCGCAGTACGGCGTGCTGGTGATCGAGGACGACCCCTACGGCAAGCTGCGCTTCACGGGCGAGGAGTTGCCCGGCCTCTACGACCTCGCGCTGGAGATGGCGGGCGACCCCGAGCACAGCCACGTCATCTACTGCAGCTCGTTTTCCAAGACGCTCGTGCCGGGGCTGCGCGACGCCTGGCTCCAGGCCGCCACACCCATCATCGGGAAGGTGGTGCAGGCGAAGCAGGGGGCGGACCTCCACACCCCGACCCTCAACCAGATGATCGTCACCGAACTCGTGGACGACGTGATGCCGCGCCAGATCGAGATCGTGAAACGGGCGTACGGGGAGCGGGCGCGGGACATGGTGGCCAAGATCGGGGAACACCTCCCGGCGGGCATCCACCACACCACCCCGGAGGGGGGCATGTTCCTGTGGGTCACGCTGCCGGAGGGCATCGACACCCAGCCTATGCTCGCGCGGGCGGTGGTGCGCAAGGTGGCGTACGTGCCCGGCACCCCCTTCTTCGCCCTGGGCGGCGGCGCGAACACCATGCGCCTGAGCTATTCGAGCGCCACGCCGGAGCAGATCGACACCGGGTTGAAGGCGCTGGGAGAGACGATCCGCGAGGTGTTAACATAA
- a CDS encoding SCP2 sterol-binding domain-containing protein, translating to MSPYRDAAHLQAILERVFRRGYAGDEAGLILRQRLAVAFVISDPDLHARVDGRDGQTVQVTFGPEAASLPADLTFRMAGDAAHPFWLGELNPMTAMTQGRLRIGGSLIRAIALSPTLPHLQRAYREEYAASPGRETVR from the coding sequence ATGTCTCCCTACCGCGACGCCGCGCACCTCCAGGCCATCCTCGAACGGGTCTTCCGGCGCGGGTACGCCGGGGACGAGGCGGGGCTGATCCTGCGCCAGCGCCTCGCCGTGGCCTTCGTCATCTCCGATCCCGACCTCCACGCCCGGGTGGACGGGCGAGACGGGCAGACGGTTCAGGTGACGTTCGGGCCGGAGGCCGCGAGCCTCCCCGCCGACCTCACCTTCCGCATGGCCGGGGACGCCGCTCACCCCTTCTGGCTCGGCGAACTGAATCCGATGACGGCGATGACTCAAGGCCGTCTGCGGATAGGGGGCTCCCTGATTCGCGCCATCGCCCTCTCGCCGACCCTCCCGCACCTCCAGCGGGCGTACCGGGAGGAGTACGCGGCGAGCCCTGGCAGGGAAACGGTGCGCTAG
- the fba gene encoding class II fructose-1,6-bisphosphate aldolase → MLVTGNDILVPARAGKYGVGAFNTNNMEITQAIIHTAEKLRSPVIVQMSEGAIKYGGQDLANIVIDIATRATVPVALHLDHGSSYENALKAIKMGFTSVMIDASHHSFEENVRETRRVVEAAHAMGISVESELGRLGGIEEHVVVDEKDAFLTDPGEAVQFVEETGTDYLAIAIGTSHGAYKGKGRPYIDQARIERIGELVSIPLVAHGSSGVPAEIVGRFRDSGGEIGDAAGIADEDLRLACQHGIAKVNVDTDLRLAMTVGVREVLTKNPKEFDPRKVFGPAREVMAGIVEHKMGVLGSVGKA, encoded by the coding sequence ATGCTCGTGACCGGAAACGACATCCTGGTTCCCGCCCGCGCTGGAAAGTACGGCGTCGGCGCGTTCAACACCAACAACATGGAGATCACCCAGGCGATCATCCACACCGCTGAGAAATTGCGCTCCCCCGTGATCGTGCAGATGTCGGAGGGCGCCATCAAGTACGGCGGCCAGGACCTCGCCAACATCGTCATCGACATCGCTACCCGCGCCACCGTGCCCGTCGCTCTGCACCTCGACCACGGTTCCTCGTACGAGAACGCGCTGAAGGCGATCAAGATGGGCTTCACCTCGGTGATGATCGACGCCTCGCACCACTCCTTCGAGGAGAACGTGCGCGAGACCCGGCGGGTGGTCGAGGCCGCGCACGCGATGGGCATCTCGGTCGAGTCCGAACTCGGGCGCCTGGGCGGCATCGAGGAGCACGTCGTCGTGGACGAGAAGGACGCCTTCCTCACCGACCCAGGTGAAGCGGTGCAGTTCGTGGAGGAGACGGGGACCGATTACCTCGCCATCGCCATCGGCACCTCGCACGGGGCATACAAGGGCAAGGGCCGCCCGTACATCGACCAGGCGCGCATCGAGCGGATCGGGGAACTCGTCTCCATCCCCCTCGTCGCGCACGGGTCGAGCGGCGTGCCCGCCGAGATCGTTGGGCGGTTCCGCGACTCCGGGGGCGAGATCGGCGACGCGGCGGGCATCGCGGACGAGGACCTGCGCCTGGCCTGCCAGCACGGGATCGCCAAGGTCAACGTCGATACGGACCTGCGCCTCGCCATGACGGTCGGCGTGCGCGAGGTGCTGACGAAAAACCCCAAGGAGTTCGACCCGCGCAAGGTCTTCGGCCCCGCCCGCGAGGTGATGGCCGGGATCGTCGAGCACAAGATGGGCGTGCTGGGGAGCGTCGGCAAGGCGTAG
- a CDS encoding DoxX family protein, which yields MGVTGFIGRALLASIFIKNGIDHLQNPEPIVRAAKGAEIPQPELAVKANSAVMVGAGALLALGIAPRAASTALAASLVPTTVIGHPFWDKSGSERFHQQTHFMKNLALFGALLAVGSRR from the coding sequence ATGGGTGTGACTGGCTTTATCGGACGGGCGCTGCTGGCGAGTATCTTTATCAAGAACGGCATCGACCACCTGCAAAACCCCGAGCCCATCGTGCGGGCGGCCAAGGGGGCCGAGATTCCCCAGCCCGAACTCGCCGTCAAGGCGAACAGCGCCGTGATGGTGGGTGCGGGGGCGCTCCTCGCCCTGGGAATCGCGCCGCGTGCCGCGAGCACCGCCCTCGCCGCCAGCCTGGTTCCGACCACCGTCATCGGCCACCCCTTCTGGGACAAGAGCGGGTCCGAGCGCTTCCACCAGCAGACCCACTTCATGAAGAACCTGGCCCTCTTCGGGGCGCTGCTGGCGGTGGGCAGCCGCAGGTGA
- the murI gene encoding glutamate racemase, translated as MSREAPLGVFDSGVGGLSVLAHLRRTLPGEDFLYLADTAHVPIGARPDEEIRDLTARAVAALHERGAKGVVVACNTASAFSLTHLRERYGTGDEPFPIIGLVPAVKPAVAATESGVVGVLATPGTLRGSLLQDVIRQWAEPAGVRVLTVVSADLVPLVEAGRAASDEAREVLREVLTPLRDAGADQLVLGCTHYPFLAGSIRAEFGDTFALVDSGAAVARHTRNVLCGSGLLREGERGGSVTYLVTGDPERARPVITTLVGEGGQNTRVTQVTT; from the coding sequence ATGAGCCGTGAAGCCCCCCTCGGAGTCTTCGACAGCGGCGTCGGCGGCCTGAGCGTGCTGGCCCATCTGCGGCGGACGCTGCCGGGGGAGGATTTCCTGTACTTGGCGGACACGGCGCACGTGCCCATCGGCGCCCGGCCCGACGAGGAGATTCGGGACCTCACGGCCCGGGCGGTGGCGGCGCTGCACGAGCGGGGGGCCAAGGGGGTCGTCGTGGCGTGCAATACGGCCTCGGCCTTCAGCCTGACCCACCTGCGGGAGCGGTACGGCACAGGGGATGAGCCCTTCCCGATCATCGGGCTGGTGCCCGCCGTCAAGCCCGCCGTGGCGGCCACAGAGTCGGGCGTGGTGGGGGTGCTGGCGACCCCCGGCACCCTGCGCGGCTCGCTGCTGCAAGACGTGATCCGCCAGTGGGCCGAGCCCGCCGGGGTGCGGGTCCTGACCGTCGTGAGCGCCGACCTCGTGCCCCTAGTGGAGGCGGGGCGGGCGGCGAGCGACGAGGCGCGGGAGGTGCTGCGGGAGGTCCTCACGCCGCTGAGGGACGCCGGGGCCGACCAGCTCGTCCTGGGCTGCACCCACTACCCCTTCCTCGCGGGGAGCATCCGCGCCGAGTTCGGGGACACCTTCGCCCTGGTGGACAGCGGGGCGGCGGTCGCGCGGCACACCCGCAACGTGTTGTGCGGCTCGGGGCTGCTGCGGGAGGGGGAGCGGGGGGGAAGCGTCACTTACCTCGTGACGGGGGACCCGGAGAGGGCGCGGCCCGTCATCACCACGCTGGTGGGGGAAGGCGGGCAGAATACTCGGGTGACGCAGGTGACCACTTGA
- a CDS encoding MBL fold metallo-hydrolase, with protein sequence MPTVTELPTPDPRVRMFRSDPEVDCFAVVTRRHVVVVDTFGTPGEAAQMLALLGDDLAGRSLLVVNTHSHFDHAWGNALFAPGGPHPAPILGSRLAGEVLRSPEAQAKLARKQEGDARFAGVVLHPPTVTFGGALTVDGGDLTLELRPAPGHSADQLAVWIPELRFLLAADALEFPFPYVEKDADLPVLLATMRDLRALDPAVVLPCHGGQHDASLVEHNLAYFARLAAHPDTTFEEALADLGLADVPNADFYRDLHGLNVRATRAALR encoded by the coding sequence GTGCCCACGGTCACGGAGCTTCCCACGCCGGACCCGCGCGTGCGGATGTTCCGGTCGGACCCGGAGGTGGACTGCTTCGCCGTGGTCACGCGGCGGCACGTGGTCGTCGTGGACACTTTCGGCACCCCGGGGGAGGCCGCGCAGATGCTGGCGCTGCTGGGGGACGATCTGGCCGGTCGCTCCCTGCTCGTCGTCAACACGCACAGCCACTTCGACCATGCCTGGGGCAACGCGCTGTTCGCGCCGGGCGGCCCGCATCCCGCACCGATCCTGGGAAGCCGCCTTGCCGGGGAAGTCCTGCGGTCACCGGAGGCCCAGGCCAAGCTGGCGCGCAAGCAGGAGGGGGACGCCCGCTTCGCCGGGGTTGTCCTGCACCCGCCGACGGTGACCTTTGGCGGCGCCCTGACGGTGGACGGGGGAGACCTGACGCTGGAACTGCGACCGGCGCCCGGGCACAGCGCGGATCAACTCGCCGTGTGGATTCCCGAACTCCGCTTCCTGCTCGCGGCGGACGCCCTGGAATTCCCCTTTCCCTATGTCGAGAAGGACGCCGACCTGCCCGTGCTGCTCGCCACCATGCGTGACCTGAGGGCGCTGGACCCGGCGGTGGTGTTGCCGTGCCACGGCGGCCAGCACGACGCGTCCCTCGTCGAGCACAACCTCGCCTACTTCGCCCGCCTGGCCGCTCACCCCGACACCACCTTCGAGGAGGCCCTCGCCGACCTGGGACTGGCGGACGTGCCGAACGCCGACTTCTACCGGGACCTGCACGGTTTGAACGTGCGGGCCACCCGGGCGGCCCTTCGCTAG
- a CDS encoding IS982 family transposase, with protein MCRPDLSLLPIPDALRRLTVWLTPQMPSKLVHPHEKISDAELVAVALLQRIHKAPYFRGWWRMLKLNHCPHYPSEVQARTRLERLTPVIEGASVEVQALDFVAVDSEPLPVCTFKRAPRCKFKGARHGFSTSGPVYGFKLHAWTTLNGKIAQYVLRPANEHDFTVGCVMNRDWPTFGGPKQIGDKGYQSGTYLTPPKSNAKRPDPRWKDEYAAARKIIESAFSVLVGSGLRWGQVKTMASLRLKVALLVLAHNLKFFDLPA; from the coding sequence ATGTGCCGTCCCGACCTCAGTCTACTCCCCATTCCCGACGCCCTGCGACGCCTGACGGTCTGGCTGACCCCCCAGATGCCATCCAAGCTGGTCCACCCCCACGAGAAGATCAGTGACGCCGAATTGGTGGCGGTGGCCCTATTGCAGCGGATTCACAAAGCACCCTACTTCAGGGGCTGGTGGAGGATGCTCAAACTCAACCACTGTCCCCATTACCCTTCGGAGGTCCAGGCCCGTACCCGGCTGGAACGCTTGACCCCTGTGATCGAGGGCGCGAGTGTCGAAGTCCAGGCACTGGACTTCGTGGCCGTGGACTCCGAACCCCTCCCAGTCTGCACCTTCAAGCGCGCTCCCCGTTGCAAGTTCAAGGGGGCACGACACGGCTTCAGTACCTCCGGCCCGGTGTATGGGTTCAAGCTGCATGCCTGGACGACCCTGAATGGCAAAATCGCCCAGTACGTGCTCCGGCCCGCCAACGAGCATGACTTCACCGTCGGGTGCGTGATGAACCGCGACTGGCCCACCTTCGGTGGGCCGAAGCAGATTGGGGACAAAGGCTATCAGTCCGGCACGTACCTGACGCCACCCAAAAGCAATGCCAAGCGTCCTGACCCTCGTTGGAAAGACGAATATGCGGCTGCCCGCAAGATCATCGAGTCGGCGTTCTCGGTGCTGGTGGGTTCCGGCTTGCGGTGGGGGCAGGTCAAGACGATGGCGAGCTTGCGGCTCAAGGTCGCCCTCCTCGTCCTCGCCCACAACCTCAAGTTCTTTGACCTCCCCGCCTAA